The Geoalkalibacter subterraneus genome contains the following window.
ATCGCGGGGATTCAAAGAGCCTGCGAAAAGCGCCCTGTTTCTATCGATACCATCGAAAAATTCGTTGATCGCCTCGAGCTTGAGCTTCAGGAAACCGGTGAAAAGGAATTTCCTTCCGCGCGCATTGGCGAAATGGTGATGAATGCCCTGCATCGGATCGATGAAGTGGCTTATGTGCGATTCGCCTCGGTTTACCGGCAATTCAAGGATATCAATGAATTCATGTCTGAGCTCAAAGATCTCCTGGCTCACGGCGGTCGAATTCCCGACTGATTTTTATAACCACTCCGGTCTTGATCTCGTGTTTGTTTTTCGCGTACCCTTCAATGCGTACAATCATGCGGGGTACCTCTCATGACGCACAATCCTGAATTTTTCATGCACCGCGCCCTGGAACTTGCGCGCAGAGGGGAGGGGCGCACCCGGCCGAACCCCCCCGTGGGTGCCGTGATCGTTCGCGAGGGGCACATCGTCGGTGAAGGTTTTCACCCGCGTGCCGGTGAACCCCATGCGGAAATCTTCGCTTTGCGTGACGCCGGCCAGGCTGCAAAAGGCGCTGATCTTTACGTCACCCTCGAGCCCTGCTCACATCAGGGGCGCACCGGGCCCTGTGCCGATGCGGTGATCGCCGCGGGCATCAGGCGGGTGTTTATCGGGTGCCGGGATCCCAACCCCCGGGTGGCGGGTAACGGAATCAGACGGCTGCAGGCCGCAGGGCTTGATGTGGTTACCGGTGTGCTCGAACCTGACTGCCTCTGGCTGATTGGTCCGTTTGCCTGCCATGTTAAAACCGGGCGTCCCCTGGTCATGCTCAAATCCGCCATGACGCTCGACGGCAAAACCGCCACCGCTATCGGCGACAGCCAGTGGATCAGCAATGCACAGAGCCGAACCTTCGTACATAAGGTGCGCAACCGAATCGATGCGGTCATGGTCGGGATCGGAACCGTTCTTCGGGACGATCCCAGCCTCAATACCCGCTTGCCGGAGGGCGGCCGCGATGCGGTGCGTGTCGTTGTGGACAGTCAACTGCGCATCGCCGAACATGCGCGGGTGCTGACTCTCGATTCCTCAGCGCCCACGGTCATCGCCACCACGGAAAAAGCTTCCTACGGCAAGATCAGAAGGCTGCGCGATCTCGGTGCGCGTATTCTGGTCCTGCCTTCAAGTAATCAGCGTGTCGATCCCGGTGCCCTGTTGACTGCCCTCGGGGAGATGGATCTGCAAAGCGTCATGCTTGAGGGAGGCGCCGTTCTCAGCGGGGAACTATTGCGTGCCCGCCTGATCGATCGAGTGATGATCTTTGTCGCACCCCGGCTCATCGGCGGAGATGACGGAAAGGGAATCTTCGCCGGGCCCGGCGTGGTCAGCCTTGGCGACGCACCAACGGTGCGAAATCTTCGCTGGCGCCATTTCGGCGATGATATTCTGTGTGAAGGAGAGATCGAGTATGTTCACGGGGCTGGTTGAAACAGTCGGGACCCTACGTCAACTCCACAGGAGCAGTGATTCCTGCCGCCTGACAGTCGACAGCGATTTACCCGTGGATGAGCTGACCCTGGGAGAGAGCATCAGTGTCAACGGCATCTGTCTGACCGTGGTTGATTTCGGTGCCGGCTTCTTCACCGCAGACCTGTCGCCTGAAACCCTGCGGCGTTCGACCTTTGAGCATCTTGCGCGCGGCAGCCGGCTCAACCTTGAACGCGCTCTACGACTTGGCGACCGATTGGGAGGACACATTGTCACAGGTCACATCGATGGACAGGGACGTGTGACTCGCATCGAGAAAGCCTCCAATGCGTATTTTTTCCGCATCGATGCCGCCCCGGAACTGCTGCGCTATATTGTCGCCAAGGGATCAGTGGCACTCGACGGCATCAGCCTGACCGTCAACGAGGTCGATTCGTCAGGGTTTTCGCTGGCCATCATTCCCCACACCCTTGACCGTACCAATCTGCACGCTTTGCGAGTCGGGGATTCAGTCAACCTGGAAACCGATATCCTCGGAAAATATGTGGCTCGCCTGCTGGGCGGGTCAATTCCGGATTCC
Protein-coding sequences here:
- a CDS encoding riboflavin synthase, with translation MFTGLVETVGTLRQLHRSSDSCRLTVDSDLPVDELTLGESISVNGICLTVVDFGAGFFTADLSPETLRRSTFEHLARGSRLNLERALRLGDRLGGHIVTGHIDGQGRVTRIEKASNAYFFRIDAAPELLRYIVAKGSVALDGISLTVNEVDSSGFSLAIIPHTLDRTNLHALRVGDSVNLETDILGKYVARLLGGSIPDSGKSRINLEFLANNGYL
- the nrdR gene encoding transcriptional regulator NrdR — protein: MKCPYCGFNDTRVIDSRLGKEGNNIRRRRECVQCERRFTTYERVEEVLPLVIKKDGRREPFDRAKIIAGIQRACEKRPVSIDTIEKFVDRLELELQETGEKEFPSARIGEMVMNALHRIDEVAYVRFASVYRQFKDINEFMSELKDLLAHGGRIPD
- the ribD gene encoding bifunctional diaminohydroxyphosphoribosylaminopyrimidine deaminase/5-amino-6-(5-phosphoribosylamino)uracil reductase RibD, which translates into the protein MTHNPEFFMHRALELARRGEGRTRPNPPVGAVIVREGHIVGEGFHPRAGEPHAEIFALRDAGQAAKGADLYVTLEPCSHQGRTGPCADAVIAAGIRRVFIGCRDPNPRVAGNGIRRLQAAGLDVVTGVLEPDCLWLIGPFACHVKTGRPLVMLKSAMTLDGKTATAIGDSQWISNAQSRTFVHKVRNRIDAVMVGIGTVLRDDPSLNTRLPEGGRDAVRVVVDSQLRIAEHARVLTLDSSAPTVIATTEKASYGKIRRLRDLGARILVLPSSNQRVDPGALLTALGEMDLQSVMLEGGAVLSGELLRARLIDRVMIFVAPRLIGGDDGKGIFAGPGVVSLGDAPTVRNLRWRHFGDDILCEGEIEYVHGAG